In the genome of Lysobacter sp. 5GHs7-4, the window GCGCGACGCGGCGTTGGCGGATGAGCTTGATCGGCGCTTGCGCATGGCGGCGCAATTGTAGGGTGTAGGTAGGCCATACGCCCGCTCCGCGCTTTCGACTCCCTCCTTTGCTCCTAGCTCCTTCCTTTGCTCTTAGCTCCCTCCTTTAACAAAGGGTGAAGCCGTGCGTTTACGAACCGCAGGTTCGTGCACGGGTGAACGACAACAGGCTGTGCCTGTTGGCCGGCCGGGTTGGGGGGATTTGCTTTTGGTGTTGTTTTGCTTCTTCTGACCGAAGGTCAACGGCTTCCGCCTGCTGCGCATGCGGGTCACTTTCTCTTGCTGACCCAAGAGAAAGTAACCAAAGAGAAGGGTCTGAGCCAGAAGCTCCCGTGTGGCTTCGGTTCTGGCGCGGGGATTTTTCGATAGGACATCCCTGTCCTATCGAAAAACGGCGCGCGTCCTGCGCGCCGCCCTCCGGGTCTGGGGATGGTCGTGTGGCTTCGGATCAATCGACTTCAATGCCGGAGCAAACTCAACAGCAACGGCAACGGCAACGGCAACGGCAACGGCAACGGCACTCGCTTCTTTTGCCGTCATCCCCGCGAAAGCGGGGATCCAGTGACTTTAGAGCGAAGTTGCAACGCCGACATCATGGCCCCGACCGCAGGATACGGTGAGCCTAAGGCGAATCGCCTCGCCTCGGGGCCCGATGCCGCGATGGTGCGGTTGTCACCGCGCCCTGCGATGTTTAAGCCAACCCTTCCGCCTGCAACGCCGCGCGCACGCCCGCGTCGGCTTCCATGCGCTGCTTGAACGCCGCCAGATGCTCCAGGCCGCTCAGGTCGATCTTCTGCCCATCGGCCCAACGCAGGGTGATGTACAGATACGGATCGGCGTAGCTGCGGAAACCGGCCAGCCACTGTTTGCCGGCCAACTGGCGATCGGCGCTTTCGAACAGCGCGCGCAGGCGCTTGTGCGCGGCCTCCTTGAGCGCGGGTTGATCGCTGGCGTCTTCCGAGAAGCGCGCCGGCGCGAACAGCGGCAGGAACGCGGGATGCAGATCGGAATTCACGAACGCCAGCCAGCGCGCCGCCGTGGCGCGCTGCTGCGGACTGCCATCGCCGGCCAGTTGCGCGGCCGGATACGTGTCGGCGATGTAGCCCATGATCGCGGCGTTCTGCGTCAGCACGAAATCGCCGTCCTCGATCGCGGGCACGGCGCCGGCCGGATTGATCGCGAGGAACGCGGGCGCCTTCATCGCCTCGCGCGTCATCACCTGCACGTCGAAGGGTTGTCCGGTCCACTGCAGCGCGATGTGGTCGGCGGTCGAGCACGCGCCGGGTTTGGTGTAGAGCTTCATGGGCGAGGTCCTGGTGAGCGATGAACGGATGCAGCGTAGCGCTGCGTTCTCATCACTGCATGGGTTCGCCAAAGCGCCACTTCAACGGTGCGCACGCGTACGCACCGGCAAAGAAAAAGGAACGGGCGCATTCACCCGTTCCTCACGGCTTCGTTCTTGCGTTGCGACCGCTCAGGACTTGCGCGGCTTGAGCTTCTGCACCTGATAGAAGGTGTGATCGCCGATGGTCGCGACCTGATAGGCGTTGCGCCAGCTCGGGCTGGCGATCGCGTGGGCGGCGAAGTGGCTGGCGCCCGGCACGATCTCCTTGCGCTGACCGGCCGGCAGGGCCCAGTTGCGCTCGGCTTCCAGGGCGATCTGCACCGACTCGGCCCAGGCCTCGGTGTTGCTCAGACGCGTGCCCGGCGACACCAGGGTCGGGGCGAACTGCTTGCGGGCGGTGACCACCTCGCAGACGGAGTCTCCCCACAGGCCGCTGTCGCGGCGACGCAGGGCGACTTCGGCCACGGCCTTCTGGCCGCGGATGGACTGGTCGCGGGCTTCCAGGTAGACGGTGGTGCTCAAACACAGCGAGTCGGCGGGCTGCGGCGGAAGCACAGAGGCCAGCCACAGGATCCAGGCGAGTTTCATTGGGACTCCTTGCTCCGTTGCGCCGGACCGCACTGGGGCTTCCGTTCCCTCCTAGCGGGGACGGACGACACGGTGTGGACCGGCATGGCGTACTGGGGAGGGCAGCGGCTCTGCGGCGCGCTTTTGCCCCGTGCCGTGGACCGCGTGGACGACGCGGGCGGCGAGGGTTGCCACCTGAAGCGGCGGCGTGAAAGTTGGCGCAAGGTAGCCGCGACTAACTAAACGCTCGCTGAATCCGAATGTCTAAGTGCGCGAAAAAACTCAAGTTTTTACTCTGAATAGGCGCTAAGGCCTTGCCAGTGAAGGGTATCTCGCGGGCGCGAGACGGCCCCGCGAGCGTGACGCGCGCCCCTGTTCAGCGGGCCTGAAAACGCTTTACAGCGCCGCCGCGACCCGGCTGCCCTGGGCGATGGCGCGTTTGGCGTCCAGCTCGGCGGCCACGTCGGCGCCGCCGATCACGTGCACGGGGCGGCCGGTGCCGCCCAACTGCGCGGCCAGCGGCTTGAACGGCTCCTGGCCGGCGCAGACCACCACGTGATCGACCGCCAGCAGTTGCTCGCTGCCGTCGACGCGGATGCGCAGGCCTTCGTCGTCCACGCCCAGGTATTCGACCCCGCCCAGCATGCGCACCTGCTTGGCCTTCAGCGTCGCGCGATGGATCCAGCCGGTGGTCTTGCCCAGGCGCGCGCCGGGCTTGCCCGGGCTGCGCTGCAGCAGCCAGACCTGGCGCGCGGGCGGCTCCGGCTGCGCCTCGGTCAGGCCGCCGCGGTTCTCGCCATAGCCCAGGTCCACGCCCCATTCGGCGCGCCAGCGTGCGGCGTCGAGGCTGGAGCTGGCGTGGCCGGCCGGATGCACCAGGTACTCGGCGACGTCGAAACCGATGCCGCCGGCGCCGATGATCGCGACCTTGGCGCCGGGCACCACGCCGTCGCGCAATACATCCAGGTAGCTCAGCACCTTGGGATGGTCGGCGCCGGGGAAATCGACCGCACGCGGGGCGATGCCGGTGGCCAGCACCACGGCGTCGTAGCCGGCCAGCGCGGCGGCGTCGGCGCGTGTGTTCAGGCGCAGCTCGACGCCGCTGGTTTCGAGCTTGCGCGCGAAGTAGCGCAGGGTTTCGTGGAACTCTTCCTTGCCGGGGATCTGCTTGGCCAGATTGAACTGGCCGCCGATCTCGTGCGCGGCGTCGAACAGGGTCACGCGGTGGCCGCGTTCGGCCGCGACCGTCGCGCAGGCCAGACCGGCCGGGCCCGCGCCGACCACGGCCACGCGCTTGGGCGCCGCGGTCGGGGTGTAGTTGAGTTCGGTCTCGGCGCAGGCGCGCGGGTTGACCAGGCAACTGGCGTGCTTGTTCTCGAACACGTGGTCCAGGCAGGCCTGGTTGCAGGCGATGCAGGTGTTGATCTCGTCGCTGCGGCGCTCGCGCGCTTTCGCCACCCAGGCCGGATCCGCCAGCAGCGGCCGCGCCATCGACACCATGTCGGCCTCGCCCTCACGCAGGATGCGCTCGGCGACGTCGGGCATGTTGATGCGGTTGGTGGTGATCAGCGGCACGCCCACGTGCGGCTTGAGCCGCGCGGTGATGCCGGTGAAGGCCGCGCGCGGCACCGAGGTGGCGATGGTGGGAATGCGCGCCTCGTGCCAGCCGATGCCGGTGTTGATCAGGGTCGCGCCCGCGGCCTCGACCGCCTTGGCCTGCGCGATCACGTCCTCCCAGGTCGAGCCGCCGTCGACCAGGTCGATCATCGACAGCCGGTAGACGATGATGAAATCCGGGCCGCAGGCTTCGCGGATGCCGCGCACGATGCGGGTCACGAACGCGATCCGGCGCGCGGCGTCGCCGCCCCATTCGTCGTCGCGCTTGTTGGTGCGCGGCACGGTGAACTGGTTGAGCAGATAGCCTTCCGAGCCCATCACTTCGACGCCGTCGTAGCCGGCTTCGCGCGCGAGTCGGGCGCTGTTGACGAAGGCGCGGATCTGCGCGCGCACGCCGAAGCCGGACAGCGCGCGCGGCGTGAACGGATTGATCGGCGCCTTGAGCTTGGACGGCGCCACCTGCAGCGGGTGATAGCCGTAGCGGCCGGCGTGCAGGATCTGCAGGCAGATGCGGCCGCCGTGTTCGTGCACGGCCCGGGTCACCTGGCGGTGCTTGCCGACCTCCCAGCGCCAGCTCAGCTTGCCGCCGAAGGGCTTGAGCCAGCCGACGATGTTGGGGGCGAAGCCGCCGGTCACGATCAGGCCGACGCCGCCGGCCGCGCGCTCGCCGAAATAGGCCGCCAGCTTGGGGAAGTCGGCGGCCTTGTCCTCCAGCCCGGTGTGCATGGACCCCATCAGCACGCGGTTGGGCAGGGTGCAGAAACCCAGGTCCAGCGGCTCGAACAGCTTGGGGTACAGCGGGTGCGGGGCGGCGGGGTGTGCGGGCGGGGAGCTGGCGGCCGTCATGCTGGAATACGCTGGCGTATGGAGCGCGCACGATGCCGGGAAACCGGCCGCGATACAACCACCGCCCGTCCGCTGCCCCGGGCCGCGGCGTCGTATCCGCCACGCAACGCTGCATCCCGCGCCGCAACGCCGCGCGGCCATTGACTCCGATGCGGCCGCCCCTACGATATGCGCACCACACACCGGCCCCGCCGCCCATGAAGCAGTTCCCGCTCCTGATATCGCTGCATGCCCTACGCGCGAGCGTGGGCCGGGTGCGCCTGCCTCCTGTGATACGCGGAGCCGCGTCGAACTGATTCGACCGGCCGCGGCCACACCGATACAGAGCACCCGCAAGGGTGCTTTTTTATTGCCCGCGTTTCATCGCCGTCACCCCCTCAACCGCCGTACCGGAAACCCAAGGAGCACGTGTCGTGAATACCACGGAAGACACCCAAGCCTAGCCGCGCGCCTTGTCGCCAACAGGGGCGCGCGGCCTCCCGAGTTGGCAATCAAGAAAGCGAAACCCTTATGAACACCACCACCGTCTCCCGCTGGCGCAACCTCGGCATCATCGCCCACGTCGACGCGGGCAAAACCACGCTCACCGAACGCCTGTTGTGGAAGACCGGCG includes:
- a CDS encoding NADPH-dependent 2,4-dienoyl-CoA reductase is translated as MTAASSPPAHPAAPHPLYPKLFEPLDLGFCTLPNRVLMGSMHTGLEDKAADFPKLAAYFGERAAGGVGLIVTGGFAPNIVGWLKPFGGKLSWRWEVGKHRQVTRAVHEHGGRICLQILHAGRYGYHPLQVAPSKLKAPINPFTPRALSGFGVRAQIRAFVNSARLAREAGYDGVEVMGSEGYLLNQFTVPRTNKRDDEWGGDAARRIAFVTRIVRGIREACGPDFIIVYRLSMIDLVDGGSTWEDVIAQAKAVEAAGATLINTGIGWHEARIPTIATSVPRAAFTGITARLKPHVGVPLITTNRINMPDVAERILREGEADMVSMARPLLADPAWVAKARERRSDEINTCIACNQACLDHVFENKHASCLVNPRACAETELNYTPTAAPKRVAVVGAGPAGLACATVAAERGHRVTLFDAAHEIGGQFNLAKQIPGKEEFHETLRYFARKLETSGVELRLNTRADAAALAGYDAVVLATGIAPRAVDFPGADHPKVLSYLDVLRDGVVPGAKVAIIGAGGIGFDVAEYLVHPAGHASSSLDAARWRAEWGVDLGYGENRGGLTEAQPEPPARQVWLLQRSPGKPGARLGKTTGWIHRATLKAKQVRMLGGVEYLGVDDEGLRIRVDGSEQLLAVDHVVVCAGQEPFKPLAAQLGGTGRPVHVIGGADVAAELDAKRAIAQGSRVAAAL
- a CDS encoding cell wall hydrolase yields the protein MKLAWILWLASVLPPQPADSLCLSTTVYLEARDQSIRGQKAVAEVALRRRDSGLWGDSVCEVVTARKQFAPTLVSPGTRLSNTEAWAESVQIALEAERNWALPAGQRKEIVPGASHFAAHAIASPSWRNAYQVATIGDHTFYQVQKLKPRKS
- a CDS encoding glutathione S-transferase N-terminal domain-containing protein — protein: MKLYTKPGACSTADHIALQWTGQPFDVQVMTREAMKAPAFLAINPAGAVPAIEDGDFVLTQNAAIMGYIADTYPAAQLAGDGSPQQRATAARWLAFVNSDLHPAFLPLFAPARFSEDASDQPALKEAAHKRLRALFESADRQLAGKQWLAGFRSYADPYLYITLRWADGQKIDLSGLEHLAAFKQRMEADAGVRAALQAEGLA